TGTTCCCTACCTTCCCTCCAGCTCCCTGTGTTCCCTACCTTCCCTCCAGATCCCTGTGTTCCCTACCTTCCCTCCAGATCCCTGTGTTTGCTTCCCTTCCCTCCAGATCcctgtgttcccttcccttccctccagaTCCCTGTGTTCCCTACCTTCCCTCCAGATCCCTGTGTTCCCTACCTTCCCTCCAGCTCCCTGTGTTCCCTACCTTCCCTCCAGCTCCCTTATGTTCCCTACCTTCCCTCCAGATCCCTGTGTTCCTTACCTTCCCTCCAGATCCCTGTGCTGTGTCTCCAGGTTACGGTTGCTGCTCCTCAGATGGGAGTGTCTATCCAGCAGCTCCTCTAGCTCTGCCTCCTGCCTCTGCTGCAGCGCTATCATTCGCTCCTGGTCCCTCCTCAGCACCTCCGTCCTGACCAATGACTCCTCATGTTCCCTGGCCCACACCTTAGACTCCGCCTCCAAAGCAGCACACCTGGCCTCGCTCTTGCTGCACCTCGCCAACGCTGCTGCATGCTGGAAGCTCAGGGACGCCTCCTCcacctgggagaggagggggatgttGGAAATCAAACACTGTGACACTCGGACAGTATTACAGTCTCTGAAGTGGCGAAAGGCCACAGTTTcattataataaatatataaaacaataGTAGCTGTATGATACCTGTAGCTGAGTGTTGAGTGTCTGCAGCTTGGTGCAGGTCTCCTGCAGGCTGATGGAGTGATGATGCAGGGTGTCTATCTGCTCCCTCAGGTGGCTAGCGGCTGACTGGGACAGAGACAGCTGGCATAGCAACACCTCCCGCTCCGCGCCCACCGCTGCATTCTGAGGGGGAGGTGAGAAAGAGATGATTTGACTTGAGACAATTGACAATCCCATGACAAGTTGTCACAGCATATCTCAGCAGATTAGAATCTGTcaggtgaacacacacagacacacacctccctctcccAACCCACCGCTGCATTCTGAGAGGGAGGTGAAGGGGAGGGGGGTATGGCACAGCAAATATcaacacatttttaaaaagtcaggtgaacacacacacctctctctccaggtctatCAGTCGTTCACTCATAGACCAGTCCATCTTCTCTACTCTAGCATCTGAGGTCATACAGAGGTCATGGCCCTCCTTTGGTTGGGCATCTTTAGCCTCTGGGTGCTCTAGTGTGAGTCTGTCTGAGGATGTAGCCTTCTGTATGTTAGCAGGGCTTTCTGGTGGGAAATTAGCAGAGGCGgcatctctctcccacttctctgaAAGGAGAAAGTCAGCAGTAACTGTCTTCAGTTCGGCCTCCACCCTCTCAAACTCCTGCTTCAGCCGTGCAGCCTCATTGGACAGTTCTTGGGACTGCACCTTCTCATTGGCTAGCTCCTGTGGGAAAAGGGAAGGATGAAAACGGATTTCTAGGctcaagacacacacacccacacacacacatatacacacacacacacacacacatacacatatatacacacacacacatacacacacacacacccacacacatatacacacacacacatacacatatatatacacacacacacacacacacacacatatatatatatatatatatatatatatatatatatatatatatatatatatatatatatatatatatatatatatatatatatatacacacacacacacacacatacccacacacatacacacacacacacacacacacacacacacacacacgcacacatacccacacacatacacccacacacgcacacacacacacacacacacacacacacacacacacacacacacatacacccacacacatatatatacacacacacacacagacacatatacacacataaacacatatatacacacacacatatgtacacacatacacacacacacatatatacacacatacacacacatacacccacacacacacacacacacacacacacacacacacacacacacacacacacacacacacacacacaagggaagGATGAAAACGGATTTCTAGGCTCAagacacacacgcccacacacacacatatacaaacacacacacacacacacatacacatatatacacacacacacatatacacacacacacacccacacacatacacacacacacacacacacacacacacacacacacatacacatatatatacacacacacacacacacatatacacacacacacatacacatttatacacacacacacatatacacacacacatacacattaatacacacataaacacatatatacacacacacatatgtacacacatacacacacacacatatatacacacatacacacacacacatatatacacacacacacatatacacacacacacatatacacacacacacacatatacacacatacacacacacacatatttaggggcggcagggtagcctagtggttagagtgttggactagtaaacgaaaggttgcaagttcaaatccccgagctgacaaggtacaaatctgtcgttctgcttctgaacaggcagttaacccactgttcctagtccgtcattgaaaataagaatttgttcttaactgacttgcctagtaaaaaatacatatatatacacacctgagTCAGAGATCTAATTTTATTCTGGGCTTTTGTGTTCAGCTCTTTAAGCTCCTGGCTCTCCTTCTCCAGACCCCGTAGCCGAGTACCGAGCTCCTTCTCCAGATCTTGCAATTGAGCACAGAGCTCCTTGGATTGAGACAGCTCCTGACACACATGCCTATAGAGACAACGAGATCAACTAGGTCTGACCCATAATACGGTAGTAGCTCAGAAACACACTGTATGTACATGGAGGGGACTGTTCTGCAACCTGTATTTAAAGtaaatatctgtgtgtgtgtgtgtgtgtgtgtgtgtgtgtgtgtgtgtgtgtgtgtgtgtgtgcgtgcgtgcgtgcgtgtgcgtgcgtgcgtgtgtgtgcgtgcgtgtgtgtgcatgtgcaggtCCAGGGGTGTGTATCACCTGTGCTCTGTCTCCAGACTGCAGGCCCTCTGGTTGCTGTGTTCCAGGGCTGATGCTGTACTCTGTAGCTGCTGCCTCAGCCTGGccgcctccctctccctctgcctctgctCCTTCCGTTGGCTGTCCAGTTCTCCCTGACACACCTCCTTCTCCTGCTCCAATCGCGAGGCCTCCAGCAGAGCCTGGTTCCGCCCCCGGGTCAGAGACTCTACCTCTAGTGCTACCTCACGAAGCTCTGCCTCTAACTCCTCCTCATTGCGCCTTGATGATTCCAGACTCCTCCCCTGGTGCTCTAGCTCCGTCCTCAGGGCTTGGGTCGTCAGCTCCAATTGGTCACCCTGGCAAACAAGGTAGCGTTCAGGATCACAGTATTCAGTGACATTGTGTAATCTAGGCCTGATCTTTCTGTTGgtagcagtgtgtactgtgtgtgtgttgtactgagtaatttgtgtgtgtgtgtgtgtgtgtgtgtgtgtgtgtgtgagtgtgtgtgtgtgtgtgtgtgtgtgtgtgtgtgtgtgtgtgtgtgtgtgtgtgtgtgtgagtgtgagtgtgtgtgtgtgtgtgtgtgtgtgtgtgtgtgtgtgtgtgtgtgtgtgtgtgtgtgtgtgtgtgtgtgtgtgtgtgtgtgtgtgtgtgtgtgtgtgtgtgtgtgtgtgtgtgtgtgtgtgtgtgtgtgtgtgtgtgtgtgtgtgtgtgtgtgtgtgtgtgtgtgtgtgtgtgttttgtactgagtaatttgtgtgtgtgtgtgtgtgttaagcagTGCATAGTGTGTCTATTGTAGCAGTGCCACCTTGCGTTGGGCAGTACGTAGGGTGTCCACAGAGCTacggagggtctctctctctctctccagcgtgGCTCGCTCCCCCTCCAGAGTAGCGATAACCGAGGCCTGCATCCGTTGTAGCTCAGCCTGGCTCCGCAGACGACATAGCTCCTCTTCCATCTGCAGGCGCACTGCCTGCAGCACCTaacacacaccagagaggagtgatgaggaaaggatagaggggtggaccatctgacagacagactacagtaagGAGGACTAGGAAGACTAAGGATGGAATGAATGGACAGATGATGGTACTCTAAGGAAGActatggctggatggatggaaggatggattgatggatggatggatggatggatggatgggtggatgatgGATGTATGGACAAAGGATTAAGTAATTGTCTACGACAGCTGCATGTGTAGGAAGAAAGCCCTATGAGTTTGGCATATGGAACTACTGGCAGAATAATAGATGTCTGATCGTGATTGGTTCCATACCTCTATCTGTCTCTTGGCCTCCGCCAGGCTCTCTGTAGCCTTCCTCAGCCTCTGGCCCTCGGCCTCCAGTAGCACCAGTCTCTGCTCAGCCTCCCAGGCTTTCCTGCTCTGTTCCCCCAGCTTGGAGCGCAGGTCCTGGGCTACAGACGCCTGCCTGTCAGCCTGCTCCAGGGCCTGCTGGAGCTCAGAGGCCAGGCGCTCCACGTCAGGCCCAGGGAACAAACACACGGCTTTTTCCACTGacttttccttctcttctccataCTTTGTTTTTGGCAGTTTCTCTTCTTCAGTGGCTGGGTTGGGGTCTTCTATCTCTTCCTGGTTAATGTCTGCCTTCCCAAGATCTTCTTCCTTGTCATTTTTTACATgttgtatctctctttctctcccgatCTCCTTCtcaccttcttcttctctctttttaGGTTTCAGAACCTGATCGTCTAGTTGCACCTCTCTCGCTTCAGGATGGAGCAACTCTGCCCCAACTCCAGCTTCTCTTTGGGTTCTGATGATGTTGACTCCCCTCTCACTGTCCAACCCTCTCCGGGCAgtaccctccccttctcctctggAGGACTCAGAACCTTggactcccctctctcccctctcatccttctgtcccctcttctccttctctcccctctcatccttctctcccctcttctccttctctcccctctcctccttctctcccctctcctccttctctcccctctcctccttctctcccctctcctccttctctcccctctcctccttctctcctttctcacGTTCTTCCTCAATACTTTGATGCTTTGTCAACAGCAGTTCCAGGCACTTTTTCAAAGTGGCATTTTCGTTAATGACATTCTGAAACTGAGAGTGAGGAGGAAGGTAGACAATGACAAGAACAGTTCATGTGTCAGACAACACAAGGAGGACACATCTAGATACttgtcagacaacacagtgaggtTGAAACTAGATacatgtcagacaacacagtgaggtTGAAACTAGATACATGTCAGACAACACAGCGAGGTCACATCTAGATacatgtcagacaacacagtgaggtcacatctagattcatgtcagacaacacagtgaggtcacatctagatacatgtcagacaacacagtgaggtcacatctagatacatgtcagacaacacagtgaggtTGAAACTAGATacatgtcagacaacacagtgaggtTGAAACTAGATacatgtcagacaacacagtgaggtTGAAACTAGATacatgtcagacaacacagtgaggtTGAAACTAGATacatgtcagacaacacagtgaggtTGAAACTAGATacatgtcagacaacacagtgaggtcacatctagatacatgtcagacaacacagtgaggtTGAAACTAGATacatgtcagacaacacagtgaggtcacatctagatacatgtcagacaacacagtgaggtTGAAACTAGATTcatgtcagacaacacagtgaggtcacatctagatacatgtcagacaacacagtgaggtcaCATATAGATTcatgtcagacaacacagtgaggtcacatctagattcatgtcagacaacacagtgaggtcacatctagattcatgtcagacaacacagtgaggtCGCATCTAGATTcatgtcagacaacacagtgaggtcacatctagatacatgtcagacaacacagtgaggtcacatctagatacatgtcagacaacacagtgaggtcacatctagatacatgtcagacaacacagtgaggtcacatctagatacatgtcagacaacacagtgaggtTGAAACCAGATacatgtcagacaacacagtgaggtTGAAACCAGATacatgtcagacaacacagtgaggtTGAAACTAGATTcatgtcagacaacacagtgaggtcacatctagatacatgtcagacaacacagtgaggtcacatctagatacatgtcagacaacacagtgaggtTGAAACTAGATacatgtcagacaacacagtgaggtTGAAACTAGATacatgtcagacaacacagtgaggtcaCATATAGATTcatgtcagacaacacagtgaggtcacatctagattcatgtcagacaacacagtgaggtcacatctagattcatgtcagacaacacagtgaggtcacatctagattcatgtcagacaacacagtgaggtTGAAACTAGATacatgtcagacaacacagtgaggtTGAAACTAaatacatgtcagacaacacagtgaggtcacatctagattcatgtcagacaacacagtgaggtCGCATCTAGATTcatgtcagacaacacagtgaggtTGAAACCAGATacatgtcagacaacacagtgaggtTGAAACCAGATacatgtcagacaacacagtgaggtTGAAACTAGATacatgtcagacaacacagtgaggtcacatctagatacatgtcagacaacacagtgaggtcacatctagattcatgtcagacaacacagtgaggtTGAAACTAGATacatgtcagacaacacagtgaggtcacatctagattcatgtcagacaacacagtgaggtTGAAACCAGATacatgtcagacaacacagtgaggtTGAAACTAGATacatgtcagacaacacagtgaggtTGAAACTAGATTcatgtcagacaacacagtgaggtcacatctagatacatgtcagacaacacagtgaggtcacatctagatacatgtcagacaacacagtgaggtcacatctagattcatgtcagacaacacagtgaggtcacatctagatacatgtcagacaacacagtgaggtcacatctagattcatgtcagacaacacagtgaggtcacatctagattcatgtcagacaacacagtgaggtcacatctagatacatgtcagacaacacagtgaggtcacatctagatacatgtcagacaacacagtgaggtTGAAACCAGATacatgtcagacaacacagtgaggtTGAAACTAGATacatgtcagacaacacagtgaggtcacatctagatacatgtcagacaacacagtgaggtTGAAACTAGATacat
This DNA window, taken from Oncorhynchus masou masou isolate Uvic2021 unplaced genomic scaffold, UVic_Omas_1.1 unplaced_scaffold_1423, whole genome shotgun sequence, encodes the following:
- the LOC135530796 gene encoding girdin-like, giving the protein LVIVYLPPHSQFQNVINENATLKKCLELLLTKHQSIEEEREKGEKEERGEKEERGEKEERGEKEERGEKEERGEKEKRGEKDERGEKEKRGQKDERGERGVQGSESSRGEGEGTARRGLDSERGVNIIRTQREAGVGAELLHPEAREVQLDDQVLKPKKREEEGEKEIGREREIQHVKNDKEEDLGKADINQEEIEDPNPATEEEKLPKTKYGEEKEKSVEKAVCLFPGPDVERLASELQQALEQADRQASVAQDLRSKLGEQSRKAWEAEQRLVLLEAEGQRLRKATESLAEAKRQIEVLQAVRLQMEEELCRLRSQAELQRMQASVIATLEGERATLERERETLRSSVDTLRTAQRKGDQLELTTQALRTELEHQGRSLESSRRNEEELEAELREVALEVESLTRGRNQALLEASRLEQEKEVCQGELDSQRKEQRQREREAARLRQQLQSTASALEHSNQRACSLETEHRHVCQELSQSKELCAQLQDLEKELGTRLRGLEKESQELKELNTKAQNKIRSLTQELANEKVQSQELSNEAARLKQEFERVEAELKTVTADFLLSEKWERDAASANFPPESPANIQKATSSDRLTLEHPEAKDAQPKEGHDLCMTSDARVEKMDWSMSERLIDLERENAAVGAEREVLLCQLSLSQSAASHLREQIDTLHHHSISLQETCTKLQTLNTQLQVEEASLSFQHAAALARCSKSEARCAALEAESKVWAREHEESLVRTEVLRRDQERMIALQQRQEAELEELLDRHSHLRSSNRNLETQHRDLEGRYQELLGLKSQMEETQREMKMEREKMEGEVQKQEERGRELEKLKEDNERLQGVQREWAQVQSELLAQGSVLRGELSAAQLERTRLEGEISSLRENNQRLELSTDRLTNQYQLLTQLKGNMEEENRHLLEQNQSLTNQNRDLMEQSLERKDQHHSQQREYQEKMGELRREKQKLVEKIMDQYRVLDPSMLTPSKAKKSNWIADRMKKLIKPKGGGREGRAPVYAAGSIENLADSADYPPNTQTAAGTDPCSAPVSPSSLRRAPSLGISDQTEGLCGLPLRSGSGYRRKLGSRRKLTSQSFSPGDQKTSPLERLQSADRGSTVIWEGQISPRDKLTPKTTPMASTSQENVMEEEGRAVSGDNNEGHLNSDPCCQSSKD